Proteins from a genomic interval of Bradyrhizobium sp. CCGB01:
- a CDS encoding arylsulfatase encodes MNDERRSWRPSQKLLLASGLATLLVALPGLLAAPAAAQQITGTPGTPSATMTLDGKQLPPEPPKFGGVIKEEAKDSKPYWPPSVAPPKGAPNVLLIMTDDQGYGVSGTFGGVVPTPAMDRVAKAGLRYTQFHSTALCSPTRAALITGRNHHSVGYGVIGEMSTGYPGYNSVIGQESATIGTILRDNGFATSWFGKNHNTPTYLYSAAGPFDQWPIGMGFEYFYGFMGGETDQWTPYLFKNTTQVYPWIGKTGYNLITDMADEAINYMNGLNAAAPDKPFFVYYVPGGTHSPHQPKKEWIEKFKGKFDMGWEKLREQIFANQKRLGVIPANTALTPWPDTLPKWDSLSLIQKKLYAREAEVFAAYAAYTDNEIGRVIQAVEDMGKLDNTLIIYISGDNGTSAEGTLEGTPNQMTAYNGVLKLPEVELMLHYENWGSDKTYPHMSVAWSWAFDTPFKWTKQVASHFGGTRQGMAISWPGHIKDVGGIRSQFHHIIDIVPTILEATGVAAPATVNGIAQKPIEGVSMAYTFDQSNANAPSKRTTQYFEMFANRGIYHDGWYACTTPPAPPWLLGTAKLPDVTNYKWELYNIVDDFSQANDLAASNPDKLKELQTLFLGEADKYQVLPLDNSVLPRLTTPRPSATAGRTEFTYKGINPGIPDGNAPNIMNKDYRITADITVPQGGAEGMIVTLGGRFSGYGLYLLKGKPVFVYNMLDLKRYRWESGVGARDWLGTALKPGKHSIAFDFKYDGPGYGKGGTGVLSVDGKEVSRQSIPHSISFIMAIDESFDVGVDTRTGVDDSYKLPFQFTGKIDKLTFKLGPTQVSSDEQRIIQHARIRASD; translated from the coding sequence ATGAACGATGAACGGCGCAGTTGGCGACCGAGCCAAAAATTGCTGTTGGCCTCCGGTCTTGCAACATTGCTCGTTGCTTTGCCGGGTCTTCTCGCTGCGCCGGCGGCGGCGCAGCAGATCACCGGCACACCGGGTACGCCCAGCGCCACGATGACGCTCGATGGCAAGCAGCTTCCACCCGAACCTCCAAAGTTCGGCGGCGTGATCAAGGAGGAGGCCAAGGACTCAAAACCATACTGGCCGCCGTCCGTCGCGCCGCCCAAGGGTGCCCCGAACGTGTTGCTGATCATGACCGACGACCAGGGTTATGGCGTGTCCGGCACGTTCGGCGGTGTCGTTCCGACCCCGGCGATGGACCGCGTCGCCAAGGCCGGCCTGCGCTATACGCAGTTTCACTCGACGGCGCTCTGCTCGCCGACGCGGGCGGCGCTGATCACCGGCCGCAACCACCATTCGGTCGGGTATGGCGTGATCGGCGAAATGTCGACCGGCTATCCCGGCTACAACTCGGTCATTGGCCAGGAGAGTGCCACGATCGGGACCATCCTGCGGGACAACGGATTTGCCACCTCGTGGTTCGGCAAGAACCACAACACGCCGACCTATCTCTACAGCGCCGCAGGGCCATTCGACCAATGGCCGATCGGCATGGGATTCGAATATTTCTACGGCTTCATGGGCGGCGAGACCGACCAGTGGACACCCTATCTTTTCAAGAACACGACCCAGGTTTACCCATGGATCGGCAAGACCGGCTACAACCTCATCACCGACATGGCGGATGAGGCCATCAACTACATGAACGGGCTGAACGCGGCAGCGCCCGACAAGCCGTTCTTTGTCTATTACGTCCCTGGCGGCACCCATTCGCCGCACCAGCCGAAAAAGGAATGGATCGAGAAGTTCAAGGGCAAGTTCGACATGGGCTGGGAGAAGCTGCGCGAGCAGATCTTCGCCAACCAGAAGCGCCTCGGGGTCATCCCCGCGAACACGGCGCTCACGCCCTGGCCGGATACCCTGCCGAAGTGGGACTCGCTCTCGCTCATCCAGAAGAAGCTGTATGCGCGCGAAGCCGAAGTGTTTGCCGCCTACGCGGCCTACACCGACAATGAGATCGGCCGCGTCATCCAGGCGGTCGAGGACATGGGCAAGCTCGACAACACGCTGATCATCTACATCAGCGGCGACAACGGCACCAGCGCGGAAGGCACGCTCGAGGGCACGCCGAACCAGATGACCGCCTATAACGGCGTTCTGAAGCTGCCGGAAGTCGAGCTGATGCTGCACTACGAGAACTGGGGCTCCGACAAGACCTACCCGCATATGTCGGTGGCATGGTCATGGGCCTTCGATACCCCGTTCAAGTGGACCAAGCAGGTGGCGTCGCATTTCGGCGGCACCAGGCAGGGCATGGCTATCTCATGGCCCGGCCACATCAAGGACGTCGGCGGCATTCGATCCCAGTTCCATCACATCATCGATATCGTGCCGACGATCCTGGAAGCCACGGGCGTCGCGGCGCCCGCGACCGTGAACGGAATCGCACAGAAGCCCATCGAGGGCGTGAGCATGGCCTATACGTTCGACCAGTCGAACGCGAACGCGCCGTCAAAGCGCACCACGCAGTATTTCGAGATGTTCGCGAACCGCGGCATCTACCACGACGGTTGGTATGCATGCACCACGCCGCCCGCGCCGCCATGGCTGTTGGGAACGGCAAAGCTGCCTGACGTCACCAATTACAAATGGGAGCTTTACAATATCGTCGACGATTTCTCGCAAGCCAATGACCTCGCAGCCAGCAATCCCGACAAGCTGAAGGAGCTTCAGACGCTGTTCCTGGGCGAAGCGGACAAGTACCAGGTCTTGCCGCTGGATAATTCGGTCCTGCCGCGTCTGACGACGCCGCGTCCGAGTGCGACCGCGGGGCGAACCGAATTCACATACAAGGGCATCAATCCCGGCATCCCCGACGGCAACGCCCCCAACATCATGAACAAGGACTACAGGATAACCGCCGACATCACCGTCCCGCAGGGCGGGGCTGAGGGAATGATCGTGACGCTCGGCGGTCGCTTCAGCGGCTATGGCCTCTATCTGCTGAAGGGCAAGCCGGTCTTTGTCTACAACATGCTGGATTTGAAGCGATACCGCTGGGAATCGGGCGTGGGCGCGCGCGACTGGTTGGGCACTGCGCTCAAACCCGGCAAGCACAGCATCGCGTTCGATTTCAAGTATGACGGGCCCGGCTACGGCAAGGGCGGCACCGGCGTGCTGTCGGTCGACGGCAAGGAGGTTTCCCGCCAGTCGATCCCGCACTCGATCTCGTTCATCATGGCGATCGACGAGTCGTTTGACGTCGGCGTGGATACCCGCACCGGAGTGGATGACAGCTACAAGCTGCCGTTCCAGTTCACCGGCAAGATCGACAAGCTGACGTTCAAGCTTGGACCGACGCAGGTCTCGAGCGACGAGCAGCGGATCATCCAGCACGCCCGGATCAGGGCAAGCGACTAG